The sequence ATCTTCTCTACTTTTTCTCTCTGGTTCCTCACTTGACCCTCCTTTCGGTTTGCAGATGTTGTTCTGCAGCATCTTTCACATGCAGTACAGCATGCGAGTGATTATAGACTGCAATTAATAATGTGTTTCAGGAACACCCCCTAAACACAgaatgtctgtgtgtctttaaaaAGTCctcacacacagcagtatacttACATCAGGCATAGGCTATGGTCAAATCTGATCATTTCCTTCAGCAGAAAATCGAATTATGGTCTCTTTAAGTCTGTTAATTACAAGTTTGGAAATAATGGCGGTTGGGGACTTTAAGATACTTCTGGGAGTCTCACATGACACGAGTGATAAGAAGCCATTTCACAACATCAGCTTAATTTTCCttagtgatatttattcccagaAAGCCACTCACTGATATAATGTTTGCACAAAAAAGACTGAGCAAGGAAAATCCATTCTGGTGCTTAGAAAGGTCATTATCATGGTAAGCCATTTTTATGATAGATTTCAAGAAATAGAGGTTACAACCAGTACTTACACTATTCATTATCAGGACTACAAGCTTTTCAGTCTATCTAATatgtattgttgttgttgatatgaTGAGTGAGTCCCGACAGCATCTGTTCCTTCTTTGACTATGCAGAAGACCAGAGGGACCAAAGACAGAATTCAATGTTCCACCGTAGAGGAACATAACTAGACTACCAAAAATATAATAATCATGTGTTCCCTTATTAAATAATGGAGAGGCTAGCACATTCACACCAAAAACCATTATGTAATTGTATTTGATAGAGTAAAGGTTGTTACCACCATTCACATAATTAGTGTTTTTGATTACTgagtacccactgggcacagacgtcagttcagcGTTTAGTTTCGAAATCAACAACAAGTGTCACCatttcattggatttaggttcaaagatGAGTGAAAAAATATGTAATTCCCTTTCGTTGATGACTTTTGCAAATCCAACAAGTTTTTCACGTTCATTCAATGACATCACGTAGATTTTCTTGggttgaaattacatggaaacatCATTAATTCAACTCGTTTTTGCCCAGTAGGTAAAGCTTTAGGAAGCACATCAATGACAAAAACATAGCAAACGACCAAAAACATTAGTCAACTGTAAAGTGGCTACAACCCATATGGTAAAGTTCCTGCCTCAGTATAGGTAAATGCAATACTTGATCGGATTGTGTGAGGGaaaaacactaacacatacaTGTAGCGTATGGTGGACAAATATAATTGTATTCTCCTTTACTGTGAAAAAAAATGAATTGCAGAAATTGATATAACATAGATACTGTACACAGACATGCTGTGTAAAATACAATTAATAAAATACATGAAATTCATAATCAATCTTAAATGACAgaataaagtaacaaaatgtcaCACTAATAAATCGTTCCTATGATGTGCAGAATGAACTGGTTCCAATGGCCATCAAAACCTCATCAGTAAAAGTAGATTTGGTCCAGGACCGGGTTTAGGAAGCTCTGCACTAGTTCACTGGGTTACTTGCTCACATAAGCCTTGGGTAAAAAAGAGAAGCTATCCCACATTGCGTCTGCTTTTTTGTCGgtttggggtggggtggggttggATAGGAAGTAGGGTGCTCTGAAAAGAAAAAACAACCAGGCACAATTTGAGACATCAAAATAGGGACTTTTCTGCGGCTCAAGCTCTCTTTCTTTCAACATTCtatcgttctctctttctttggCCTCAGCATTCGTCTGCATACTCTAAATGTGTTGAGCTGGTAttgccctctttcctctctcccccttcctcctccacctccatctcctccacctcttcctccttctccactcccccctcctccttcctcctctccatctcctcacaGGCCCTCCGCACGTCCTCAGGAATGTTCCTCTTCAGGTCGCGGTTCTTGTGTCTCTTGGCCAGCTTGGTGAGGGAGCGGAAGCGGAGGTTGAAGAGATTATCCTCTAACGAGGCCTGCTGTGTCTGCTCGCTGCCTCTCCGCTGGTCATAACAAAGATCCCCTGCCCCTTTCGACCTCAAGTTGTTCAGCTTGGTGTCGATGCTCTCCTGGGAGGAGGTTTTGAAGCGGCCCTGGTCCAGGCTGGCAAACACAGCCCTCCTCTCTAGGGAGAGCATGTCCAGGGAGTGGGCCCTCTGCTCCAGGCCCAGCTGCCTGCGCTCCATGCTGCGGATGGTGGCGGCCCGCTGCAACTTGTCGTGGATCTCCACACTCAGCCGCCTCCGCGTCTCTCGGAACTCGGCCCGCACGTTGGCCTTCCACTCAGCCGCATGGACCTTGAACTCCCCCACCTGCAATTACACAAAGATGGAGAGTCATTAGAGACAGGAGGGTGGAAGGGGTGCATTACATCAAAAGGATCTTCTACAAATTCCCCTTCAGACAAAAGCCTAGCTCCTTCCATGGAAAGCCAATACCACAGTATCCatccatactgtatgtacagataAATAGCTTAGTAAAGCTCACTATTAACACATCAGCCTGAACACTGATGACTGCATCTCTAACCACTTCTCACACACAGCTAGCTGTCTGTCGGGAGTGTCTCAAGGGCTCCAGACAGGGGCATCAACAAGGCATAATAGCAAAACAGACACAGAAGAAAGGTGGGTAGGGTAAGAGATGAGTCTAGTAAGGACTGACCTATTAGTTTCCACTGCTTTAGATAATGTAATGACAGGCAGTGTAATTTAATGAGCAGCACCCACCTCCTCTTTAGTCTTTTTCGATAGCACTCTGAGCCAGTCTCCAATCATGCTCAGGACAGCAGCGAAGTAGGCCAGGCCCACCAGGATCCAGAACCAGACCAGAGGCTTGTACCACTTCATGTACTCGATCTTCCGATCCCCACCTGGAACAACAGAGGAAGAGTTGTTACATgtcatgtatgtatgcatgcatgtgtgcgtgcgtgcgtgcgtgcgtgtgtgtatgtatgtatgtgcctGTTACCACCAAGTTATTGTCAACAATAAAACATTTGCCACCCAAAAAATATTTTCATTACAGACTAGTATGACAAGGGAGGTAGAAAGGTTCAGTTTGACAAACACAACATTTGTAATTGGGTTTTGAAGAGACTTTATGTTATATCAGCATTATTTTGGattattcttgccataatattccCCTAGATAAGTCCTCCTGAGATATAATTACCAACAGTTACTTTTAGCATCATTATTCAAGGGATTATCAATGTAATGCAGACACAACAAAACACACGCAAATAAAACCTTGATGGAGAATCCAATGGATAATTTCAGATAACTAGAGTCACAGTACATAAACCTGTTATACCGTAACACTATCATACCTGCCACATAGTCCCCTATGCCAATCGTTGATAGCGTGATGATGACAAAGTAGATGGCATCCAGAGTCGTCCATCCCTCGATGTGTTTGAAAATGACTGCCGGGATGCCAACGAACACTATGCACCCAGCTATGATGAAGAGTATGGTGGAGGTGACTCTGATTTTGGTCTGGCTGATCTGTTTGTGTTTTTGCTGCAGTACAAACAAGACATGGTCAGAGGATGACAGTAAGTCAACAAAAACAAAGTTgtcaaaaaaaaattgaaaaaaagttaGCTATACACAGTACATTTCCAGCTTGAAGAGATGCAGTTTCATCAATTACTTTATGTATCAATACCCATTAGCCAAAACACTCCAGAGCACCCCAGGCACCAAGAAAGAAAACCATACAAAACCACCCTTCCATTCATCCAGCAGGAAAATCCTAATTCCCAAACTCCCCCTATGTCACAGAAACTCAAGTCCCCTGGGGCTTTCAGTAGTCTGAAGAGGGGCTTAGCTCTACATTTTGGCTTTTAGATCCCAATAAacaagattacatggacagggttcagcactcctactctgagatgcttgatacatacAGACTGCTCACAGAATCTCAAGCAGGTCCTGGCCctctacctccactgctcccacACTACATCAAACACCTCTGCCCTCACTACAAGAGTCCAAAACCATTCACTGAGCCTGGTATAATACCTGGATAACAGACATAGCTTTTACAGGGATGACTGTATCACGCTGTAATCACCCTATTTGCTGTGCTGTTCACAGTGAATGGGGTGATTTATAGGTTGGAGGTAATATGCCTGGTTTTCACTGTGGGTAGCATATTGgtgtatgaaaaatgtatcaagccCTACAAAactgtctattataatataatattttcAAATGTCCTGTTGctccaggattattttcctgttgtagcaaactgatcttcaaattaagatcctacatctgtatataacatgccccaaatattcattttcaaagACTCCTTCCTTCACAAAATAAGTAATCAAACATGGTGTGTCTAAATTAATTTGAATAAACGTATTGAAAGTTAACTATAACCAACTTATCTCTGAAAGCATCATGTGCTTATGCAGTTCCAGTAAATCCCCTGCACATAACAAAACCCAAAGTTCTCAAGTAATCCAATTTACCCTGTATATCTTCTCCACCCTCAAGACGCTCTTGACAAATATGGTTCCTAGCTGGTCTCCGATGCCAGCCAGGAGGAACCCAAACAGCGGGATGCCAAATATGGCGTACAGGATGCAGAAGATCTTCCCTCCCTCCGTGCTGGGTGCTATGTTCCCGTAACCTGTCACAGTGGTGTTTTGTTATGTAAAGCCTGTGTTATATTCCTGCAGTTGGAGGTCGGAGGTAAATAAGCACTAAGAGAGGAAATAATCAGGTTGGGCTCAGAGAACATGACATGAATTACAACTTGCAGTGAATGGAGAGACAAAACAGGGCAGGGATGACTAAGGCACGGCTTCATCTAAACCAGCACGGTGGGATGTGTGTCCCTCTCCAAATTGTGTAAACAGATGAAATGGTATTCATATGTTATGTTAAAAAGCCCCTCTGGTGCACTGTTCATTCCCACCTCCCGATAGGATGCTATTATCATCAGTAAATCATGTactgtgaagacacacacacacacagacattagcATAAAGTACATCCTGTGAATGACGTTTGTTTTATCCATTTCCCAGCAAGCTCATGATAAATAGCACACATCACATTACAGTAGTGTAATGCTGACAGAACTGCACTTGAATTAGCGAGTCACGGCACCCGTAGGTTACCTCATAAACGTTCACGTTAAAGTGACATTGCTTTATTCTACTCAGTTAAGAGGAGCAAGTAATGAGTTAGTAGGTTGGTGATGGAGAGTACCTATCGTTGTGATCACGGTTCCAGCAAAGAAGAAAGCACTGCCCAGATCCCAGTGACTGGAGTTGTAAGACGTGTCTCCCATCGGACTGACTCCTGCACTGACAGCGTCGATGGAATGctaacaaagagagaaacaggcaggGTATAGGGTTGGTTATTTTAACTGGTAGGCTACATAGCGATTCCACACAGTTCAATGTGCAGTTCATCTGCTTAAACAGACAAATGGTGAACAAAATGAACCCAGAACCAACCACAGTCAAGCCCTTTGACATCTTGGCACCAATGGAATAACCTGTGTTGTCTTTGTCTTTCAACACATGCTACATACAGTAAAGAGGACAGTACCATGCCACACTAAGCCCTCAACTGGTGGAAAGACAAAACCATAGGCCTAACGTGTCTTGACTGCATTTAATTGCCACTATAAACGGCCGCCCCCTGTGTGTGCCATACACAGCATGGGTTATGCAATGTACTTGAGAGCGAATGACTGATGATTGTGCCGACCTCTTCAGATGAAACTTAAAGGTCACCAGTGGCAGGAGGATGtatggtggggagggagggagggccggATAGacggatggagggtgggggggcACTGAGGAGATAGGCAGGACAGGGTGGGGTGGTGTTCAGGGTTTTCCACTGTCCAGATGGCTAGATGTGTGCTTGTGGCGTGCAAGGCAGGCAGCAGTCGTGGTCCGCCCCAGCACTTCTGCACTGCTGAACTGGCCAGGTGTGTGAGAGTCAGAGTCAGTATATCTGAAGGGTTGGGTACCCACTGTCCGGGCATAGGGCACATCCATAAGGAACACTTGCTTTGTAATAATTACTATCAgggcatgtttttttatttactgAGTGGTGGATGAAAGATGGCTGCATAGCAAATGTTGGATTAGCCCATAATATCAACAACATTAATGTATCACAGTCAATGCTCACACCATACAACCCCATACTTAGCACATTCTTACAGGAATGCATAACTTCCTCTACTACAAAGACTGTTCAAAGTGTCTGgtggtttgttgtgtgtgtgtggccaagcTTAAAATACTAGTGTTTTGGCATTTCCTCCTACACTCAGCGAACGTCCGCGGAGACAGTCACCTACAGGAAGActtttatgttttgttttctctCCGATCTCAGGTCTTATTAAGTCCCTGACTTATTTCTCCTGCTCTGTCAGAGGCAGAGCATTAACGTTAGAGAACTACAGTCTCCTGCTACCTCTCATTGTCTCCTTATTCTGTACTGTAGCAAGTATCCAAACAAAGTAGTATATTATCTCCATTTTCTCCATTATATAATCACTATGTTTATGTGCGTTATACAATAAGGTAGAAATGTACaaatatttgcatatttccctaaggatgtcacgccctgaccttagagagcctgtttatttctctatttggttaggtcagggtgtgatttgggtgggcattctagttttctatttctttgttggccgggtatggttcccaatcagaggcagctgtctatcgttgtctctgattgggaatcatacttaggcagcctgttttccacctgagtttgtgggatcttgttttttgcACAGTAGGTGTCtagccctgcagaactttacaTTCATTGATCTTTTGTTGTTTTGGGGGTTTTCATCTAAAATAAAGAAGAtgtacactttccacgctgcgccttggtctactctTTCTACCACCAACGAGAGCCGTAACAAATTtgaattttacctttatttaactaggtaagtcagttaagaacaaattcttattttcaatgacggactaggaacagtgggttaactgcctgttcaggggcagaatgtcagctcgggggtttgaacttgcaaccttccggttactagtccaacactctaaccacaaggctaccctgccgccccaaagaaCCTTTAAATTCTGCACTTCTGCTGAAGTAGAGCTATTTCAGAAGAGGGAATCGTAGATTAGAATGAAATTGCCTCAGCACTTGTAGCCTTCTTGATGGGAATATACAAATACAAGACCAACCCATGCCTGCCTAGTTAACACCTCCTCACTTCTCCTCCATGCTGTCAGGTGGTAGTGATAAGGACTCCCTCCTGAATATGGATCTATCTACCCTGCTGTCACatatacagagagagacggagtcaACCGCACATCTTCAGCAGAGGAGCACTACTTTATACACATCAATGcactttttttttcacctttatttaaccaggtaggctagttgagaacaagttctcatttgcaactgcaacctggccaagataaagcatagcagtgtgaacagacaacacagagttacacatggagtaaacaattaaaagtctccaacttcagcgatttttgcaattcgttccagtcacaggcagcagagaactggaacgaaaggcggccaaatgaggtgttggctttagggatgatcagtgagatacacctgctggagcgcgtgctacggatgggtgttgccatcgtgaccagtgaactgagataaggcggagctttacctagcatggacttgtagatgacctggagccagtgggtctggcgacgaatatgtagcgagggccagccggctagagcatacaggtcgcagtggtgggtggtataaggtgctttagtgacaaaacggatggcactgtgataaactgcatccagtttgctgagtagtgttggaagcaattttgtagatgacgtcgtcgaggatcggtaggatagtcagttttactagggtaagtttggcggtgtgagtgaaggaggctttgttgtggaatagaaagccgactcttgatttgattttcgattggagatgtttgatatgagtctggaaggagagtttacagtctagccagacacctaggtacttatagatgtccacatattcaaggtcggaaccatccagggtggtgatgctggtcaggcgtgcgggtgcaggcagcgaacggttgaaaagcatgcatttggtttaactagcgtttaagagcagttggaggccacggaaggagtgttgtatggcattgaagctcgtttggaggttagatagcacagtgtccaaggacgggccagaagtatatagaatggtcgtctgcgtagaggtggatcagggaatcgcccgcagcaagagcaacatcattgatatatacagagaaaagagtcggcccgaggattgaaccctgtggcacccccatagagactgccagaggaccggacagcatgccctccgatttgacacactgaactctgtctgcaaagtaattggtgaaccaggcaaggcagtcatccgaaaaaccgaggctactgagtctgccgataagaatatggtgattgacagagtcgaaagccttggcaaggtcgatgaagacggctgcacagtactgtcttttatcgatggcggttatgatatcgtttagtaccttgagcgtggctgaggtgcacccgtgaccggctcggaaaccagattgcacagcggagaaggtacggtgggattcgagatggtcagtgacctgtttgttgacttggctttcgaagaccttagataggcagggcaggatggatataggtctgtaacagtttgggtccagggtgtctccccctttgaagagggggatgactgcggcagctttccaatccttggggatctcagacgatatgaaagagaggttgaacaggctggtaataggggttgcgacaatggcggcggatagtttcagaaatagagggtccagattgtcaagcccagctgatttgtacgggtccaggttttgcaactctttcagaacatctgctatctagaTTTGGGTAAAATAGagcctggagaggcttgggcgagtagctgcagggggggcggagctgttggccgaggttggggtagccaggcggaaggcatggccagctgttgagaaatgcattttgaagttttcgataatcatggatttatcggtggtgaccgtgttacctagcctcagtgcagtgggcagctgggaggaggtgctcttgttctccatggacttcacagtgtcccagaactttttggagttggagctacaggaagcaaacttctgcctgaagaagctggccttagctttcctgactgactgcgtgtattggttcctgtcttccctgaacagttgtatatcgcggggactattcgatgctattgcagtccgccacaggatatttttgtgctggtcgagggcagtcaggtctggagtgaaccaagggctatatctgttcttagttctgcattttttgaacggagcatgcttatctaaaatggtgaggaagttacttttaaagaatgaccaggcatcctcaactgacgggatgaggtcaatgtccttccaggatacccgggccaggtcgattagaaaggcctgctcacagaagtgttttggggagcgtttgacagtgatgagggctggtcgtttgactgcggctccgtagcggatacaggcaatgaggcagtgatcgctgagatcctggttgaagacagcggaggtgtatttggagggccagttggtcaggatgacgtctatgagggtgcccttgtttacagatttagggttgtacctggtgggttccttgatgatttgtgtgagattgagggcatctagcttagattgtaggactgccggggtgttaagcatatcccagtttaggtcacctaacagaacaaactctgaagctagatggggggtgatcaattcacaaatggtgtccagggcacagctgggagctgaggggggtcggtagcaggcggcaacagtgagagacttatttctggagagagtaattttctaaattagtagttcgaactgtttgggtatggacctggaaagtatgacattactttgcaggctatctctgcagtaaactgcaactcctccccctttggcagttctatcttgacggaagatgttatagttgggtatggaaatctcagaatttttggtggccttcctgagccaggattcagacacggcaaggacatcagggttagcagagtgtgtaaaacaaacttagggaggaggcttctgatgttgacatgcatgaaaccaaggctttttcgatcacagaagtcaacaaatgagggtgcctggggacatgcagggcctgggtttacctccacatcacccgcagaacagaggaggagtagaatgagggtgcggctaaaggctatcaaaactggtcacctagagcgttggggacagagaataaaaggagcagatttctgggcatggtagaatatattcagggcataatgcgcagacaggggtatggtggggtgccaGCGTCccgcggaggtaagcccaggcactgggtgatgatgagagaggttgtatcactggacatgctggttgtaatgggtgaggtcaccgcatgtgtgggaggtgagaCAAAGGatgtatcaggggtatgaagagtggaactaggggctccattgtaaactaaaacaatgataactaacctgaacaacagtatacaaggcatattgacatttgagagagacatacagcgaggcatacagtaatcacaggtgttgaattgggagagctagctaaaacagcagctaaaacagtaggtgagacaacaacagctaatcagctagcacaacaacagcaggtaaaatggcgttgactaggcagggagggtcggattaactacacacagagcctgagtgcggttggggccgacagataaaacacaaacaagcagaatggagtaccgtgattaatggacagtccagcatgcatcaactatgtagccaagtgatcggtgtccagggggcagcagtggatggggcagggaagctggactggtgAGTATTatccagttttttttttaaagaactggctggctgtgcaaaaggtaaaagccgctagcagtggctaacaatgactaaatagcttgtagctagttagctggttagcttctggaggttcttgagtgtgttctaaaaattaaaaataatagcgattccgtatcacattgggtgaggcaggttaccggaaggtataaacaaattaaaaatcgaaaagagattgaaagtaaatatgggtccagtgagtgtttgggacgtggcgattcagacggttagcaggcctgtgctaacaagctaacagttagtaggccggggctaaacaaggtagcagttagcggaccggggctaaacaagctagcagttagcaggccgaattagcaagcaaggagatagcaagggctagaaagttagactttggggggcgtcgcgatggggtgagtctgtttatgcctcttcatgcggtgacatcgatagaccggtcgtgggtccggatattgtagcccaggagtatgcttcggtggtagcacaggagctctggccgggctagcttcaagctaagtgggtggaaacgctagccaggagtaatcatccggggttgcggttagctagttagctagttgtgaagatccagctgaaaatgttccgtttgcggtgggaatccggtgggaatccggggataaaaaaaatTATAGGTccattatgctctggttagagtcgcgttgttcgaactggcgagagctttcgaGAGTAGTTGGCGagagtagtttttttggaattgttagttagattacttgttcgttattactgcattgtcggaactagaagcacaagcatttcgctacactcgcattaacatctgctaaccatgtgtatgtgacaaataaaatttgatttgatttgatttgatttccgagctaaaggttagctgatgaccggttagctgaagaccgttagcaatggtttgctgactgatagctggtagttagctggctagcttcagttgaggtgatccagatccgaagtaaatataaatactttagaaaaaatagcttcattgggtgaggcgggttgcaggagagtatttagaagttgaggtttagcaaaatgttttaaaagatatgcgaagaaaaatatgttaaaaaaacgatatatacgatatatacaagggacacgacacgacaagacgtccgactgctacgccatcttgccCTCTAATATGTATACATGTGTTGGAAGTAAGACGCAGAACATTAAGTATGGTGTGTATCTAATTGGGCTGCTTTCagtattgaaaacataaatacccAGTGTATTCTATAAACCTGATTACCTGGATTGCTACTACCGCCATTTAGCACtaacatctgtaatcatgaagtgctttaaaaggctggtcatggcacacatcACCTCCATCATGCCAGATACCCTAAACCCTCTCCAACTgacataccgcccaaacagatctacagacaacgcaatctcaattgcactccacactgccttctcccacctggacaagaggaatacctatgtgagaatgctgttcatcgactacaactcagcgttcaacaccaaagTGCCCTTCAAGCTCTTCACCAAGctcgggaccctgggactgaaaaACCTCCCTTGATAGCATATGATTGAACATGCAGTTTTTAAGATAACTTGTACTGTACTCCAATGAATCTGGACATCACCCATACATCACAATATAGGATAGAAATGCATATGTTTCAAGACCAAACGCGACAACTACATTTTCTCCCAGTATGTCTGAATATGTCATGTTCAGATTTACGCAATGCAGCCTTATTAGGGATAAAGCATAAGGCAACGCTGACGCTGAGGTTTAGACTCTCAGTGTGACCAATGATACCGGTGCTGTCCAGGCTAAAACAGCAGTAGGCTCCACTACCCAGGGAAGTTTAGTTGTCTATTTCCCTACTTCTCTTGACTAAGCCAAGATCAACTTCACACTTGAGCAGTTGAATATATACACGAGGTTATTGTAAAGGAGAATGTATTCTTAATCAGCTATCATCGATAAATAGAGGTATGAAGAAAAACATCTAAAATATGAGCAACAAAAGAACTGATAATAGatagagtgtcacgccctgaccttagagatccttttaatgtctctattttgtgagtgagttggggtgggcattctatgttttgtgttctatgttttctatttctttgtggttggccgggtatggttctcaatcagggacagccgtctatcgttgtctctgattgggaaccatacttaggtaccctttttcccacctgtgtttgtggaaGGTTGACTTTGTTTAGAGCACTTCGCTTgtgagcttcacggtttgtt is a genomic window of Oncorhynchus tshawytscha isolate Ot180627B linkage group LG11, Otsh_v2.0, whole genome shotgun sequence containing:
- the LOC112261612 gene encoding potassium channel subfamily K member 10, which encodes MAVQTNLVPPKKVQSGMVQSSPVQASVAAMQNPMGCDPKGANGHCPLPRLSVSSRSASVVASMDTTGDLLALHSVMKWKTVVAVFVVVVAYLVGGGLAFRALEQPFESNQKDSITLEKALFLQRHRCVMPAELEALIKHSIDAVSAGVSPMGDTSYNSSHWDLGSAFFFAGTVITTIGYGNIAPSTEGGKIFCILYAIFGIPLFGFLLAGIGDQLGTIFVKSVLRVEKIYRQKHKQISQTKIRVTSTILFIIAGCIVFVGIPAVIFKHIEGWTTLDAIYFVIITLSTIGIGDYVAGGDRKIEYMKWYKPLVWFWILVGLAYFAAVLSMIGDWLRVLSKKTKEEVGEFKVHAAEWKANVRAEFRETRRRLSVEIHDKLQRAATIRSMERRQLGLEQRAHSLDMLSLERRAVFASLDQGRFKTSSQESIDTKLNNLRSKGAGDLCYDQRRGSEQTQQASLEDNLFNLRFRSLTKLAKRHKNRDLKRNIPEDVRRACEEMERRKEEGGVEKEEEVEEMEVEEEGGERKEGNTSSTHLEYADEC